One window of the Carnobacterium maltaromaticum DSM 20342 genome contains the following:
- a CDS encoding glycoside hydrolase family 1 protein: MTKKSIFRDDFLRGGATAANQFEGAYLEDGKGLTIADVSPGGKERRALLASEDYPLEIDETKYSYPNHLGIDFYHRYKEDIALFAEMGFKTFRMSISWARIFPNGDDATPNEAGLAYYENVIDECLKYNIEPTITISHYETPLNLVKAYGGWKNRELITLFEKYARTILERFHSKVKYWMTFNEINTGVMGSFFTLAMRNESLQNNFQALHNQFVASAKAVKIAHELNPDLQVGCMSIYATMYSIDSNPDTVMSTVEKNRMFNYFCNDVQVRGAYPSYALKFFEQNNITLDIAEGDLEVIKNHTVDYLSFSYYMSATNSIEPQDATTEGNFFGGVKNPFLEASEWGWEIDPVGLRIALCDLYGRYGVPLYISENGLGAVDQPDADFYVADDYRIAYLQKHISEMEKAVELDGVDLFAYTPWGCIDLVSASTGEMAKRYGFIYVDLDDNGQGTLNRYKKKSFDWYKQVIASNGMDLSSNN, from the coding sequence ATGACGAAAAAAAGTATTTTTAGAGATGACTTTCTACGGGGTGGTGCAACCGCTGCCAACCAATTTGAAGGCGCTTATTTAGAAGATGGTAAAGGTTTAACCATTGCCGATGTTTCGCCAGGTGGAAAAGAACGTAGAGCTTTACTAGCTTCTGAAGATTATCCCTTAGAAATCGATGAAACTAAATACAGCTACCCGAATCACTTAGGAATTGATTTTTATCATCGCTACAAAGAAGATATTGCTCTATTTGCTGAAATGGGTTTTAAAACTTTTCGCATGTCAATTTCTTGGGCACGTATTTTCCCAAATGGCGACGACGCGACGCCAAATGAAGCGGGTTTAGCTTATTATGAAAACGTAATTGATGAGTGTCTCAAATACAATATTGAGCCAACCATTACTATTTCACATTATGAAACACCTTTAAACTTAGTAAAAGCTTATGGCGGTTGGAAAAACCGTGAACTGATTACTTTATTTGAAAAATATGCACGAACTATCTTAGAACGTTTCCACAGCAAAGTAAAATATTGGATGACATTTAACGAAATTAATACTGGTGTAATGGGCTCTTTCTTTACTTTAGCCATGCGCAATGAATCCTTACAAAATAATTTCCAAGCTTTGCATAATCAATTTGTGGCTAGCGCTAAAGCTGTAAAAATTGCTCACGAACTCAATCCTGATCTTCAAGTTGGCTGTATGAGCATTTATGCAACTATGTATAGCATTGATTCAAACCCAGATACTGTGATGTCAACCGTTGAAAAAAATCGCATGTTTAACTATTTCTGTAATGATGTTCAAGTTCGTGGCGCCTATCCAAGTTATGCGCTAAAATTCTTCGAACAAAACAATATCACGCTAGATATCGCAGAAGGTGATTTAGAAGTGATTAAAAATCATACCGTAGATTATCTTTCATTTAGTTACTATATGTCTGCTACAAACTCTATCGAACCACAAGATGCTACTACCGAAGGAAATTTCTTTGGTGGAGTCAAAAATCCATTCTTAGAAGCTAGTGAATGGGGCTGGGAAATTGATCCAGTCGGTTTGCGGATTGCATTATGTGACTTATACGGTCGCTATGGAGTTCCACTTTATATTTCTGAAAATGGCTTAGGAGCTGTCGATCAACCAGATGCAGATTTTTATGTTGCTGACGACTATCGAATTGCTTATTTACAAAAACATATCTCAGAAATGGAAAAAGCTGTTGAACTTGATGGAGTTGATTTATTTGCTTACACACCATGGGGCTGTATTGATTTAGTTAGTGCTTCTACTGGTGAAATGGCAAAACGTTACGGTTTTATTTATGTCGATTTAGATGATAATGGTCAAGGAACTTTAAACCGTTACAAGAAAAAATCTTTTGACTGGTACAAACAAGTCATTGCTTCAAATGGCATGGATTTAAGTTCAAATAACTAG
- a CDS encoding putative immunity protein produces the protein MEPKNDRAIKQEIHKLAKNADHQLLAIWAAECAERVLPIFNENYQEDSRPSEAIRANRNWIKGKCTVSEARAAAFAAHAAARDAVEDNCCYAARSAGHTAATVHVATHAVYASDYAAKANPTERIWDYQRLVELLQEEIV, from the coding sequence ATGGAGCCAAAAAACGATCGTGCTATCAAGCAAGAAATTCACAAGCTTGCAAAAAATGCAGATCATCAATTATTAGCTATTTGGGCAGCAGAATGTGCAGAGAGAGTTTTGCCTATTTTTAATGAGAATTATCAAGAGGATAGTCGGCCTAGCGAGGCTATTCGAGCAAATCGAAATTGGATTAAAGGTAAATGTACGGTAAGTGAAGCTAGAGCAGCAGCTTTTGCAGCACATGCAGCTGCGCGAGATGCAGTAGAGGATAATTGTTGTTATGCGGCAAGATCAGCAGGTCACACGGCTGCAACTGTTCATGTAGCAACTCACGCAGTCTATGCTTCAGATTACGCTGCTAAAGCGAATCCAACCGAAAGAATCTGGGATTATCAGCGCTTAGTTGAATTACTACAAGAGGAGATCGTTTAG
- a CDS encoding iron chaperone: MNPSQDKIESIDAYISQFPLDIQLILKKLRKVIKEAAPESSEKISYQMPTFVLNGNLVHFAAQKKHIGFYPTPSAIIAFEEALKDYKTSKGAIQFPFDKPIPYELVREIVLFRVAENKLK, translated from the coding sequence ATGAATCCAAGTCAAGATAAAATCGAATCAATCGATGCCTATATTTCACAATTTCCGCTAGACATTCAATTAATCTTAAAAAAACTTAGAAAAGTCATAAAAGAAGCTGCTCCAGAAAGTAGTGAAAAAATCAGTTATCAAATGCCTACCTTTGTCTTAAATGGCAACTTAGTTCATTTTGCTGCTCAGAAAAAACATATTGGCTTTTATCCTACACCAAGTGCGATTATAGCCTTTGAGGAAGCTTTAAAAGACTATAAAACGTCAAAAGGCGCCATTCAATTTCCTTTTGATAAACCCATCCCCTATGAGCTTGTTCGTGAAATCGTTCTTTTTCGTGTTGCTGAAAATAAATTAAAATAG
- a CDS encoding ArsR/SmtB family transcription factor encodes MEESNKIVQPEIVQRVMNKLPEADIVAKLSDFIKVLGDGTRIKIIWILEENEMCVNDLAVALNMSQSAVSHQLKTLKTANVVKSKREGKNIFYSLSDDHVKDIFLKTLEHIQE; translated from the coding sequence ATGGAAGAAAGCAATAAGATCGTTCAACCTGAAATTGTTCAGCGTGTTATGAATAAGTTACCAGAAGCAGATATCGTTGCAAAATTATCTGATTTTATCAAAGTTTTAGGAGATGGAACTCGGATTAAAATTATTTGGATTTTAGAGGAAAATGAGATGTGTGTCAATGATTTAGCAGTGGCTTTAAATATGTCACAATCGGCTGTATCTCATCAATTAAAAACTTTAAAAACAGCTAATGTAGTTAAATCGAAAAGAGAAGGAAAAAACATTTTTTATTCTCTATCCGATGATCACGTTAAAGATATTTTCTTAAAAACATTGGAACATATCCAAGAATAA
- the fabI gene encoding enoyl-ACP reductase FabI: MNTLLKDKKIVIMGVVNKASIAWGCAKAMNDCGATVIYTYQNDRVKKQLEKLVGTEANLVECDVATDEQVEEAFNQIHKTYGTIDGLVHSIAFARKEELGGNVFDSTREGFAIAHDISSYSLLLVSRYASKIMNPGGSIITMTYIGSERAIANYNIMGLAKASLEAAVRYLALDLAKQDIRVNAISSGAIKTLAASGIKGFNALLDEQAARTPSGKQVTTEEVGNTAAFLMSDMSRGIVGEIIYVDKGTHMT; encoded by the coding sequence TTGAATACATTGTTAAAAGATAAAAAAATTGTCATTATGGGTGTTGTAAATAAAGCGAGTATCGCTTGGGGTTGTGCTAAAGCAATGAATGATTGTGGAGCGACTGTTATTTATACGTACCAAAATGATCGTGTGAAAAAACAGCTTGAGAAACTAGTGGGAACAGAAGCAAACCTCGTTGAATGTGATGTAGCTACTGATGAACAAGTTGAAGAGGCTTTCAATCAAATTCATAAAACATATGGTACGATAGATGGTTTGGTCCATTCAATTGCATTTGCTCGTAAAGAAGAACTTGGTGGAAATGTTTTTGATTCTACTAGAGAAGGTTTTGCAATTGCTCACGATATTAGCTCTTATTCTTTATTATTAGTTTCTCGTTACGCAAGTAAAATCATGAATCCAGGTGGAAGCATTATTACAATGACTTATATTGGTTCTGAGCGCGCAATCGCCAATTATAATATTATGGGCTTGGCAAAAGCTTCATTAGAAGCAGCTGTCCGTTACTTGGCTTTAGATTTAGCAAAACAAGACATCCGTGTGAATGCTATTTCATCAGGAGCAATTAAAACACTAGCAGCTTCAGGTATTAAAGGCTTCAACGCTTTGTTAGATGAGCAAGCAGCCAGAACACCTTCAGGTAAGCAAGTTACAACTGAAGAAGTTGGAAATACAGCAGCATTCCTAATGAGTGATATGTCTCGAGGAATTGTTGGAGAAATTATTTATGTAGATAAAGGAACTCACATGACTTAA
- a CDS encoding lysylphosphatidylglycerol synthase transmembrane domain-containing protein: MSKKNRYFLGIVLAIGVGIFIWEFRKLSFTEVWRELQQLNWGWILVAFLSMLVYWGFKAKIIQSLLRRRYKSYKFSNAYRVSLIEDFFNAITPFSTGGQPAQLVALNKTGVDIGVGSSVLLMKFVVYQGMIVVVFGICVLFGYQALSSQISQLAGLIIFGLLIHIVVIIVLLLITFKANWLKSIIHWILKGLKRFKDQETIARWEEGLVEKIDAFYEESVYIRNEKKLLLEISLLTLIQLFFYFIVPYFILLSLGVSHISILTIISLHAFIVLIVSMFPIPGGAGGAEYSFTLLFGGFIANQEKLVIALILWRIFTYYLGIFLGAFALKFKKSEPLEKD; encoded by the coding sequence ATGAGTAAAAAAAATAGATATTTTTTAGGTATTGTTTTAGCTATTGGTGTAGGTATCTTTATTTGGGAATTTCGCAAGTTATCTTTTACCGAAGTTTGGAGAGAGCTTCAACAGCTAAATTGGGGTTGGATTTTAGTTGCTTTTCTCTCAATGTTAGTATATTGGGGATTCAAAGCGAAAATAATACAAAGTTTACTGCGTAGACGTTATAAAAGTTATAAATTTAGCAATGCCTATCGTGTATCCTTAATTGAAGATTTTTTCAACGCAATTACACCATTTTCTACTGGTGGACAACCAGCACAATTAGTAGCATTAAATAAAACTGGTGTCGATATTGGTGTTGGAAGCTCTGTATTATTGATGAAATTTGTAGTTTATCAAGGTATGATTGTTGTTGTTTTTGGTATTTGTGTTCTATTTGGCTATCAAGCATTAAGTAGTCAAATTAGTCAGCTAGCTGGGTTAATTATATTTGGCTTATTAATTCATATAGTCGTAATAATTGTTCTGCTATTGATTACATTTAAAGCAAACTGGCTAAAATCAATTATTCATTGGATTTTAAAAGGCCTAAAAAGATTTAAAGATCAAGAAACAATTGCCCGTTGGGAAGAAGGATTAGTTGAAAAAATAGATGCTTTTTATGAAGAAAGTGTTTATATTCGTAATGAGAAAAAACTTCTACTTGAAATCAGTCTACTAACTCTAATTCAATTATTTTTCTATTTTATTGTCCCTTACTTTATATTACTCAGTTTAGGTGTCAGTCATATTAGTATTCTAACAATTATTAGTTTACATGCCTTTATTGTTCTGATTGTCTCTATGTTTCCAATTCCTGGGGGTGCCGGGGGTGCTGAGTATAGTTTTACTTTACTTTTTGGTGGTTTCATTGCAAATCAGGAAAAACTAGTGATTGCTCTGATCTTATGGCGTATTTTCACTTATTATCTAGGTATTTTCTTAGGTGCATTTGCTTTGAAATTTAAAAAAAGTGAACCTTTAGAAAAAGATTAA
- a CDS encoding helix-turn-helix domain-containing protein, which produces MNVFLERISLRKMYLLSLLDSEKRGFSIKELEQKLGHNSKTITKMVQSLKIELAPWQNSITLVTNNDRTLSLKKKASFSLETINLYYLKESFIFKACDAIFNEEFIDIATFSSANYISYSTLYGRLNEIKPLLEHYSIEFKANNMASFEGEEKQIRYFFYHFYWSTHWGMEWPFQKIDKNQFCEIIKRIEGLRKTTTLYISEQESIAFWLGVITTRINLGHTIEQVGLYNSIIDDNSAFTYFKNALLEEFKQLFPTISESDLLNEIQFLYVVMYSNDYFEMDDPQISETLIFSQNRNGEIFGATNHWLKVCSDFFEVSLSAAEYGAIYANLIHLHAEIAFFKGNISVFFNDYLEVSHIKDETNDFYDSLMDFFYQKLIENKKYKKIFINKERLLPRYKMIARKFINIDSQKNSIKVHLISVYGNKKLAYLQNLINRSNEEHLEFSEDYNNVDLIVSDRLYAGISQLNTPMIIWGEEPDENDLAEVNKVIKKISFDKMHKKLVKYTHFPAI; this is translated from the coding sequence TTGAATGTATTTTTAGAAAGAATTTCTTTAAGAAAGATGTATTTGTTGTCTTTGCTTGATTCTGAAAAGCGTGGGTTTTCAATTAAAGAATTAGAACAAAAATTAGGTCATAATAGTAAAACAATTACTAAAATGGTTCAATCATTAAAGATTGAGTTAGCACCTTGGCAAAATAGTATTACCCTAGTCACGAATAATGATCGAACATTATCTCTCAAAAAAAAAGCCAGTTTTTCTTTGGAAACAATCAATCTGTATTATTTAAAGGAGTCCTTTATATTCAAAGCATGTGATGCAATTTTTAATGAAGAATTTATTGATATTGCTACTTTTTCTAGTGCGAATTATATTAGTTACAGTACATTGTATGGCAGATTAAATGAAATTAAACCATTATTAGAACACTATTCAATTGAATTTAAAGCGAATAATATGGCTTCTTTTGAAGGAGAAGAAAAACAGATTCGTTACTTCTTTTATCATTTCTATTGGAGTACACATTGGGGTATGGAGTGGCCTTTTCAAAAAATTGATAAGAACCAGTTTTGTGAAATAATAAAACGAATTGAAGGATTACGAAAAACAACTACTTTATATATTTCAGAGCAAGAATCAATTGCATTTTGGTTAGGCGTTATAACGACTCGAATTAACCTCGGGCATACTATTGAGCAGGTGGGGTTATACAATTCAATTATTGATGACAATAGTGCATTTACTTATTTTAAAAATGCTTTATTAGAAGAGTTTAAGCAGTTATTTCCTACTATAAGTGAATCAGATTTACTAAACGAAATTCAATTTTTATATGTTGTTATGTATTCGAATGATTATTTTGAAATGGATGATCCTCAGATTAGTGAAACGTTAATTTTTTCACAAAATCGTAATGGTGAAATTTTTGGAGCAACCAATCATTGGTTAAAAGTTTGCAGTGATTTTTTTGAGGTATCTTTATCTGCTGCTGAATACGGAGCAATTTATGCTAATTTGATTCATTTACATGCGGAGATAGCCTTTTTTAAAGGAAATATTTCGGTTTTTTTTAATGACTATTTAGAAGTTAGTCATATAAAAGATGAAACCAATGATTTTTATGACTCACTAATGGATTTTTTCTACCAAAAACTAATTGAAAATAAAAAATACAAGAAAATTTTTATAAATAAAGAACGTTTGTTACCTAGATATAAAATGATTGCACGTAAATTCATTAACATTGATAGTCAAAAAAATAGCATTAAAGTTCACTTGATTTCAGTCTACGGGAACAAAAAATTAGCGTATTTACAAAACTTAATCAATCGATCAAATGAGGAACATCTAGAATTTTCTGAGGATTACAACAATGTTGATTTAATTGTTTCTGATCGCCTTTATGCAGGAATCAGCCAATTAAATACGCCTATGATTATTTGGGGCGAAGAGCCTGATGAAAATGATTTAGCTGAAGTAAACAAGGTCATCAAAAAAATATCATTTGATAAGATGCATAAGAAACTAGTAAAGTATACTCATTTTCCAGCCATTTAA